The Noviherbaspirillum saxi genome includes a window with the following:
- a CDS encoding low molecular weight protein-tyrosine-phosphatase, producing METTRILFVCMGNICRSPTAEGVMRRMVTDSNLHQYILIDSAGTHGYHVGEAPDPRAQAAARKRGYDLSALRARKIEMADFTRFDMILGMDFNNLEVLQALCPPENQHKPGLLMVHAENRAASIVHDPYYRSAKDFDLVLDYIEDACRGLLNRLVGGSSMRAREDLASGR from the coding sequence ATGGAAACCACCCGGATCCTTTTCGTTTGCATGGGTAATATTTGCCGCTCGCCAACAGCAGAAGGCGTAATGCGAAGGATGGTCACGGATTCCAATCTCCATCAATACATTTTGATCGATTCTGCCGGTACGCACGGCTATCACGTCGGCGAGGCGCCGGATCCACGTGCACAGGCGGCCGCGCGCAAGCGTGGCTATGACCTGAGTGCATTACGAGCCCGCAAAATTGAAATGGCGGATTTCACGCGTTTCGACATGATTCTTGGCATGGACTTCAATAACCTTGAAGTGCTGCAGGCCCTTTGCCCGCCGGAAAATCAGCACAAGCCTGGCTTGCTCATGGTCCATGCCGAAAACAGAGCAGCGTCAATCGTTCATGATCCTTATTATCGCAGTGCGAAGGACTTCGATCTGGTGCTCGACTATATCGAAGACGCTTGTCGCGGCCTTCTCAATCGCCTTGTGGGCGGCAGCTCTATGCGAGCGCGTGAAGATCTCGCATCCGGACGCTAA
- the iscR gene encoding Fe-S cluster assembly transcriptional regulator IscR: protein MRLTTKGRFAVTAMIDLALREENGPVTLSAISQRQEISLSYLEQLFGKLRRHAIVESVRGPGGGYTLARKAEDVTVADIIIAVDEPIDATQCGGKENCHSPGHEHGSRCMTHDLWATLNAKMVEYLDSVSLKDLVDQQRQKSAEHNVVQMPRPHVAA from the coding sequence ATGCGTCTGACAACCAAAGGCCGCTTTGCGGTCACTGCCATGATTGACCTTGCGTTGCGCGAGGAAAATGGGCCTGTCACGCTGTCGGCTATCAGCCAACGGCAGGAAATTTCCCTTTCGTATCTTGAGCAGTTGTTCGGCAAGTTGCGGCGTCACGCAATCGTGGAGTCGGTACGCGGCCCTGGTGGTGGCTATACCCTCGCGCGCAAGGCAGAAGACGTTACGGTGGCCGACATCATTATCGCGGTGGACGAGCCCATCGATGCAACGCAGTGCGGCGGCAAGGAAAATTGCCATAGCCCGGGGCATGAACACGGCAGCCGCTGCATGACACATGACCTGTGGGCGACGCTGAACGCCAAAATGGTCGAATACCTGGATTCGGTGTCGCTGAAAGATCTGGTCGATCAGCAGCGACAGAAGAGTGCTGAACATAACGTGGTGCAAATGCCCCGCCCACACGTAGCCGCTTGA
- a CDS encoding IscS subfamily cysteine desulfurase, whose protein sequence is MNAPLEKSLVDTIKAPHFPIYMDYSATTPIDPRVADKMIPYLREQFGNPASRSHMYGWTAEKAVEDARADVAALVNADPREIVWTSGATEGNNLALKGAAQFYRTKGKHIITVKTEHKAVLDTVRELERQGFDATYLQPQDNGLITLEQLQEAIRPDTILISVMLVNNEIGVIQPIQEIGELCRSKGIIFHCDAAQATGKMAIDLEKWKVDLMTFTAHKTYGPKGIGALYVRRKPRIRLEAQMHGGGHERGLRSGTLPTHQIVGMGEAFRIAKEEMDAEIARVQALRDRLAKGLTEMEEVYINGDMEHRVPHNLNVSFNYVEGESLIMAIKDIAVSSGSACTSASLEPSYVLRALGRSDELAHSSIRFTIGRFTTEEDIDFTINLIKTKVAKLRELSPLWDMYKDGIDLSTIQWAAH, encoded by the coding sequence ATGAACGCCCCTTTGGAAAAAAGCCTGGTCGATACCATCAAGGCCCCGCATTTCCCGATTTACATGGACTATTCGGCCACGACGCCGATTGATCCGCGTGTCGCCGACAAGATGATTCCCTATCTGCGCGAGCAGTTCGGCAATCCGGCGTCACGTAGCCATATGTACGGCTGGACAGCGGAAAAGGCTGTGGAAGATGCTCGTGCTGATGTCGCGGCCTTGGTCAATGCCGATCCACGCGAAATCGTCTGGACATCGGGTGCCACTGAAGGCAACAACCTTGCTCTGAAGGGGGCGGCGCAGTTTTACAGGACTAAGGGCAAGCACATCATTACCGTAAAGACAGAGCATAAGGCTGTTCTCGATACGGTACGCGAACTCGAACGTCAGGGCTTCGACGCGACCTACCTGCAGCCGCAGGACAACGGCCTGATCACCCTGGAGCAATTGCAGGAAGCGATCCGCCCTGACACGATTCTGATCTCGGTGATGCTGGTCAACAATGAAATCGGCGTGATTCAGCCGATTCAGGAAATCGGTGAACTGTGCCGCTCCAAGGGCATCATCTTCCATTGCGATGCAGCACAGGCAACAGGCAAAATGGCAATCGATCTGGAAAAATGGAAGGTCGACCTGATGACCTTTACCGCGCACAAGACCTATGGCCCCAAGGGCATCGGCGCTCTCTATGTCCGTCGCAAGCCGCGGATCCGGCTCGAGGCCCAGATGCATGGCGGCGGTCACGAGCGTGGCCTGCGGTCCGGCACATTGCCGACCCACCAGATCGTGGGCATGGGCGAGGCATTTCGTATCGCCAAGGAAGAGATGGACGCCGAAATCGCGCGCGTACAAGCATTGCGCGACCGCTTGGCAAAGGGACTTACCGAGATGGAAGAGGTTTATATCAACGGCGACATGGAACACCGTGTTCCCCATAACCTCAATGTCAGCTTCAATTATGTCGAGGGCGAATCGCTGATCATGGCGATCAAGGATATCGCTGTTTCTTCCGGTTCCGCTTGTACTTCGGCCAGTCTGGAACCATCTTATGTCTTGAGGGCGCTTGGCCGCAGCGATGAGTTGGCGCACAGCTCGATCCGCTTCACCATCGGTCGATTCACGACCGAGGAAGACATCGACTTCACGATCAACCTGATCAAGACCAAGGTGGCCAAGCTGCGTGAACTCTCGCCGCTGTGGGATATGTACAAGGACGGGATTGACCTGAGCACGATCCAGTGGGCTGCACACTGA
- the iscU gene encoding Fe-S cluster assembly scaffold IscU — protein sequence MSYSAKVLDHYENPRNVGAFEKGDDTVGTGMVGAPACGDVMKLQIKVGAGGVIEDAKFKTYGCGSAIASSSLVTEWVKGKTLDEAMSIKNTQIAEELALPPVKIHCSILAEDAIKAAVHDYKAKHGAEAKEAA from the coding sequence ATGTCTTATTCTGCAAAAGTTCTCGACCATTACGAAAACCCGCGCAACGTCGGCGCCTTTGAAAAGGGCGACGATACCGTCGGTACCGGCATGGTGGGTGCCCCGGCTTGCGGCGACGTAATGAAATTGCAAATCAAGGTTGGCGCCGGCGGCGTCATCGAAGATGCCAAATTCAAGACCTATGGCTGTGGTTCGGCAATCGCGTCTTCTTCGTTGGTGACCGAATGGGTCAAAGGCAAGACACTGGACGAGGCGATGTCCATCAAGAATACCCAGATCGCCGAGGAACTCGCTTTGCCGCCCGTGAAGATCCACTGCTCGATTCTCGCTGAAGATGCGATCAAGGCAGCCGTACATGATTACAAGGCCAAGCACGGCGCCGAAGCCAAGGAAGCTGCCTGA
- the iscA gene encoding iron-sulfur cluster assembly protein IscA: protein MAITLTEKAAKHINRYIERRGKGIGLRFGVRTTGCSGLAYKLEYVDETTPEDNVFESHGVKVFVDPKSLPYIDGTELDFAREGLNEGFKFHNPNVKDECGCGESFRI from the coding sequence ATGGCAATCACATTGACCGAAAAAGCTGCAAAGCACATCAACCGTTATATCGAACGCCGGGGCAAGGGCATCGGCTTGCGCTTCGGCGTGCGTACGACCGGCTGCTCCGGGCTGGCGTACAAGCTTGAATATGTTGATGAGACCACGCCTGAAGACAATGTGTTTGAATCTCATGGCGTCAAGGTATTTGTTGATCCCAAGAGCTTGCCGTATATCGATGGAACCGAACTGGATTTCGCCCGGGAAGGATTGAACGAAGGCTTCAAGTTTCATAATCCGAACGTGAAGGACGAATGCGGTTGCGGCGAAAGCTTCCGTATTTGA
- the hscB gene encoding Fe-S protein assembly co-chaperone HscB produces MKNHFELFHLPQKFAIDMAALDSAFHEVQNRVHPDKFINAGDTEKRVAMQWATRANEAYRTLRNPFKRAAYLCELNGVDLQIQSNTAMPRDFLMQQMEWRDELEEAKADRDLAALEGLESDLRAARKKKLSDIAALLDADDFVAAAQGVRQLMFLEKFGEEVEAVFEKIEG; encoded by the coding sequence ATGAAAAATCACTTCGAGCTGTTCCATCTGCCGCAAAAGTTCGCCATCGACATGGCGGCATTGGATTCGGCTTTTCACGAAGTGCAGAACCGCGTGCACCCGGACAAGTTCATCAACGCAGGCGACACTGAAAAGCGCGTTGCGATGCAATGGGCAACGCGTGCCAACGAGGCGTATCGGACGCTGAGAAATCCATTCAAGCGCGCGGCCTATCTGTGTGAACTGAACGGGGTCGACCTCCAAATCCAATCGAATACCGCAATGCCACGCGACTTCCTGATGCAGCAGATGGAATGGCGTGACGAGCTCGAAGAGGCAAAGGCAGACAGGGACCTTGCGGCGCTGGAAGGGCTCGAATCAGACCTGCGAGCCGCTCGTAAGAAAAAATTATCCGACATCGCAGCTCTGCTCGATGCAGACGATTTCGTGGCAGCCGCACAAGGAGTGCGTCAGCTGATGTTTCTTGAAAAGTTCGGCGAAGAAGTGGAAGCCGTCTTTGAAAAAATCGAGGGCTGA
- the hscA gene encoding Fe-S protein assembly chaperone HscA has translation MALLQISEPGMSTAPHQHRLAVGIDLGTTNSLVATVRSSIPEVLTDEDGHPLLPSIVRYLPTGNAHIGYKAQAAQTTDPKNTIVSVKRFMGRGLKDIAYVENQPYDFVDAPGMVQLKTVAGVKSPVEVSAEILASLRQRAEDALGDELVGAVITVPAYFDDAQRQATKDAAKLAGLNVLRLLNEPTAAAIAYGLDNASEGIYAVYDLGGGTFDISILKLTKGVFEVLATGGDSALGGDDFDHRILCWITEQENLAPLSDKDTRILMVKAREAKELLSTQSETHIDAVLNSDEEVRLTINAATFAQITQHLVGKTITPCRKALRDAGLSADDVDGVVLVGGATRMPHVRKAVGDFFQTMPLANLDPDKVVALGAAIQANLLAGNRAPGDDWLLLDVIPLSLGIETMGGLVEKVIPRNSTIPCARAQEFTTFKDGQTAMAIHVVQGERELVSDCRSLARFELRGIPPMAAGAARILVTYQVDADGLLSVSAREQRSGVEASIEVKPSYGLGDDDVARMLQESYNSADADMKLRALREEQVEAERILLATQSALDADASLLSEEEREQIAGLMEEVRKMSHSDDHAAIKASVDALAQGTEEFAARRMDRSVRVALSGKKLDQIA, from the coding sequence ATGGCTCTCCTACAGATATCCGAACCCGGCATGTCGACCGCGCCACATCAGCACAGGCTGGCGGTAGGCATCGACCTTGGTACCACCAATTCGCTGGTGGCGACCGTGCGAAGCAGCATTCCCGAGGTGCTCACCGACGAGGATGGGCATCCTCTGTTGCCGTCCATCGTGCGTTATCTGCCGACCGGCAATGCGCATATCGGCTATAAAGCCCAGGCCGCGCAGACCACCGATCCCAAGAACACCATCGTTTCTGTCAAGCGCTTCATGGGCCGCGGCCTGAAGGACATTGCCTACGTCGAGAACCAGCCTTACGATTTTGTCGACGCACCGGGTATGGTCCAACTGAAGACGGTCGCCGGCGTCAAAAGCCCGGTCGAAGTATCGGCCGAAATTCTCGCCTCGCTGCGCCAGCGCGCCGAGGACGCATTGGGCGACGAACTGGTCGGAGCAGTGATTACCGTGCCGGCCTATTTCGATGATGCGCAGCGCCAGGCTACCAAGGATGCAGCCAAACTGGCTGGGCTGAACGTGTTGCGCCTGCTGAATGAGCCGACCGCGGCAGCCATCGCGTATGGCCTGGATAACGCTTCGGAAGGCATTTATGCGGTATACGATCTCGGCGGCGGAACCTTCGATATTTCGATTCTGAAGCTGACGAAGGGCGTGTTTGAAGTCCTGGCAACCGGCGGCGATTCGGCGCTGGGCGGCGATGATTTCGATCACCGGATCCTATGCTGGATCACCGAACAGGAAAACCTTGCGCCGCTGTCCGACAAGGATACGCGTATCCTGATGGTCAAGGCCAGGGAAGCCAAAGAGTTGCTGTCCACGCAGTCGGAAACCCATATCGATGCAGTGCTCAATTCCGACGAAGAAGTGCGCCTTACCATCAATGCGGCCACGTTCGCGCAGATCACGCAGCACCTCGTCGGCAAGACCATTACGCCGTGCAGGAAGGCGCTGCGGGATGCGGGACTGAGCGCGGACGATGTGGATGGTGTTGTCCTCGTCGGCGGTGCTACCCGCATGCCGCATGTGCGCAAGGCGGTCGGAGATTTCTTCCAGACCATGCCACTGGCAAATCTGGATCCGGACAAGGTGGTTGCATTGGGTGCAGCCATTCAAGCCAATCTGCTTGCGGGTAATCGTGCGCCGGGTGATGACTGGCTGCTTTTGGACGTGATTCCGCTGTCGCTCGGTATCGAAACGATGGGCGGTCTGGTCGAAAAAGTCATTCCGCGAAATTCCACTATCCCTTGCGCGCGCGCGCAGGAGTTCACCACGTTCAAGGATGGTCAGACAGCGATGGCTATTCATGTCGTGCAAGGTGAGCGCGAACTAGTCAGCGATTGCCGATCTCTGGCACGCTTCGAGCTGCGTGGCATACCGCCGATGGCGGCTGGAGCAGCCCGCATCCTGGTAACTTATCAAGTCGATGCGGACGGCCTGCTTTCCGTTTCGGCGCGTGAACAGCGTTCCGGTGTCGAGGCATCAATCGAAGTCAAGCCATCGTATGGGCTGGGGGACGACGATGTCGCGAGGATGCTGCAAGAGTCGTACAACTCGGCCGATGCGGATATGAAATTACGTGCCCTGCGCGAAGAACAGGTCGAAGCCGAACGTATACTCCTGGCCACGCAATCGGCACTTGATGCCGACGCCAGCCTGTTGTCCGAAGAGGAGCGCGAGCAAATTGCCGGCCTGATGGAAGAGGTCCGCAAGATGTCCCACAGCGACGACCATGCAGCGATAAAGGCCTCCGTCGATGCGCTTGCCCAAGGCACCGAGGAGTTTGCGGCGCGCCGGATGGACCGCAGCGTACGCGTTGCACTTTCCGGCAAGAAGCTGGACCAGATTGCCTGA
- the fdx gene encoding ISC system 2Fe-2S type ferredoxin — MPQIVVLPHATHCPEGAVIEAPAGTSICDALLEHDIEIEHACEKSCACTTCHVVVREGFASLNELEEKEEDLLDRAWGLEATSRLSCQAVLADKDVVVEIPKYTINHASENH; from the coding sequence GTGCCCCAAATTGTTGTTCTTCCCCATGCCACACATTGCCCGGAAGGGGCTGTCATTGAGGCGCCCGCCGGCACATCGATCTGCGATGCCCTGCTTGAGCATGACATCGAAATAGAACATGCATGCGAAAAATCCTGCGCCTGCACGACCTGCCACGTTGTAGTGCGCGAAGGATTTGCGTCGCTCAACGAACTCGAAGAAAAGGAAGAAGATTTGCTGGATCGCGCCTGGGGCCTGGAGGCAACTTCGCGGTTGTCGTGTCAGGCGGTCCTTGCCGACAAGGACGTCGTTGTTGAAATACCTAAGTACACGATCAATCACGCAAGCGAGAATCATTAA
- the iscX gene encoding Fe-S cluster assembly protein IscX gives MKWIDTVRIAEELHDKYPDIDPTTIRFTDLHQWVCALDGFEDDPKRSGEKILEAIQMAWIAEAQ, from the coding sequence ATGAAATGGATAGATACCGTTCGCATTGCTGAAGAATTGCATGACAAGTATCCGGACATCGATCCGACGACTATACGTTTTACCGACTTGCATCAGTGGGTGTGTGCCCTGGATGGATTCGAAGATGATCCCAAGCGGTCGGGCGAGAAAATTCTTGAAGCAATACAAATGGCATGGATCGCCGAAGCGCAATAG